TGCTTTTTCGTGAGTTAAATTGTCGCTTTTAAACACAATACGGATAGCCAATACATCGTAAATTTCATCTACCTGAATATTCTTTTTTTGCATTTTGAGCCAGGTAGAATAAATGGATTTAGGTCTGGTTTTTAGTTCAAAGTTAATACCGGCATTTTGAAGCGAAGCCTTTATAGGCGATATAAAACGCTCTAAGAGCTCTTTGTTTTTATACTTATTGGTTTCTAGCTTTTCACTAATATCTTTATGTATAGTGGGATGCTCATACTTAAAGCTCAAATCTTCCAACTCTGTTTTTAAAGCGTACAGCCCTAAGCGGTGTGCCAGCGGAGCGTATATAAATAGGGTTTCGCCGGATATTTTAAGACGTTTATGCTCGGGCATGGAATCCAAGGTGCGCATGTTGTGCAAGCGATCGGCCAACTTAATAATGATTACCCGTATATCCTCCACCATGGTGAGTAAGAGCTTTCTGAAGTTTTCGGCTTGTGAGGATTGGTTTTTATCAAAAACATCCTCCAGCTTGGTCAGCCCTTCTACGATGGAGGCTACTTTAGCACCAAATACGGCTTCCAGATCTTCGTAACTATAGTCGGTATCTTCTATTACATCATGCAGCAGCGCGGCAGCCACACCTGTACTTCCCAAGCCTATCTCTTGAGCAACTATTCTCGCAACCGCCAAAGGATGGGTAATATAAGGCTCGCCTGATTTTCGGTATACGCCTTTATGGGCATCCAATGCCAACTCAAAAGCCTTTTTTACAAGTTTGAGCCCATCCTCCGTCCTACACTTTGGGCAGACGCTAATTAAATCGTCAAATTCCTTTCGTATGGCGTTTCTTTCTTCTATATCCGACAGTGATTGATCCATTCAGAATTATTTGTTCATCAAGGGTTTTTACAGCACAACACACCAATAATAATAAAAAAAATGCTACTTCCCGGCAACTATCACGTAAAAATCATCCGACAATAAATATTTATTAGCCAGCTGATGTAGTTGCGAAGATGTTATATGCTGTATGGTATGTTCAACTTTCTTAAAATAATCAAAATCCAGACCAAAACCCAATAAACCCCTATACGCGTCGGACATTGCAAAAGGTCCGTCGAGGTTACGCATCAAATCGCCCAGCATATAATTTTTTAAACGGGTAAGTTCTTCTTCTTCTACCGGAAAGTTGCGCAGCTTGTCCATTTCATTAAATATCTCATCAATAGCCAATTGCCTCATATTGGCCATTACTTCGGTGGCAACACCAAATATTCCCACATTTAATAAGGAAGTTAAATACGACGAGATACCGTAAGTAAGCCCTTTTTCTTCGCGTAAATTGTTCATCAACCTGGATCCAAAATATCCACCAAACAAAGTGTTTAATACCAATAAAGGTAAAAAATCAGGATGTTTTTTACTCACACATGGCCTCACTATCCGGATGGCTGATTGTAAGGCATTCTCTTTTTCTTCGAGATGAAAGGTCTTTTTAAAACTTTTTACTTCGGGCACCTCGTGCTTATCATCAGTTCGGTTACCCCAATCGTTTCCTCCAAAGTGCTTGTTTAGCAAATCCAAAAATCCCTCACCCGGTTGACCCGAAACGATGAGAGTGCACAAGTTAGAGGCATATTGCGTCTTATGGAAGGCCTGCACATCAGATAGCGATACCTCACTAAAATGATGCAATTTAGCCACCCGGCCATACGGATGATCTTCGCCAAAAAGAACTTCCTGCGATTTACGGTAAGCCAAATTCTTAACTTTCTCAGAGTCCACCAAAAAGTCCTGTTTTTTTCGTGCCAGCAGGACATCAAATTCGTGTTGAGCAAGTGCCGGCTTTTTGAGTATCTGCTCTATAACGGGCAGTAAGTCGGGCAAATACCGCGACAAGGTGTAGAGGGTTATTTGGGCATGGTGATAACTGGTAGATTGCCCCAGAAAAGCACCAAAAAAATCAATCTTTTCCGATACTTCAAACGAAGTCATCCATTCCGTTCCCTCCTGCAAAAGGGTGTTGGTGAGTGCTGCCACCAAAGGCTTATTGGATTGAACAACCCCGGCCGAAAAAATGAAATCGATCTTTGCTACTTCTTGTGTTCCGCCTTGTATAAAGTGAACCGGCACCCCGTTTTTTAAACTTAGCTCCTTTTGTTTTAACATGTTTAAACCGGTGGGTAATGCATACATTGGAACCTCTTTTCGTTTTAACATGTTAACTGCTTTTTGTTTTTTGATAAATAATATAATTTAGAACAGTTGTGGGTTTTAAAAATGTCGCGCGCATAATTTCTTATTTCCTGGGCCGTAACCGCACTATACCTTTCTACCTCTGAGTTCAAATCCTCGGCCTGCCCCAACAACTCAAACTGTGCCAGATTCATGGCTTTATTCAGGAAGTTTATCTCGGCAAACATCATCGAAGATTCTATCTTATTTTTAACTTTTTGCAATTCGTAATCACTCACCAAAGTGGTTTTAATAATTTCTATCTCTTTCCATATGGCTTTCTCCGCTTCGCATATGTCAACATCATCGGCTACATTGCCGGCAAATGTAAATAGCCCTTTTTCCACATCTCCCGAAATATAGGCATGTAAATCGGTAAACAATTTTTGCTCCTTAACCAATCGCTGGTAAATTCTGGCACTCGTACCGTTCGATAGTATATCTGAAAGCAAATCAGCGGCATAGTATTCCGGCTCTGTTCGGGCGCACATATGAAAAACCAATTGCAATATGTCGGAGGGAACGTCCCTTACCACCTTAGTTTGGCGCATTTCGGTTTGTGGAGGCTCCGGAGGCAGCGCGCGTTTTTGTATGTCACGCGCCGGAATACTGCCAAACCATTTTTTCACTTTTTCAAAAACGTCCTCCGGTTCTACATTCCCGGTAATGGCAAGTACCGCATTGTTGGGCCCATAATGTGAATAAAAAAAGCTTTTCACCTCATCCAATGTGGCGTCCTCTATATGCTTAATATCGGCACCTATGGTAGGCCAGCGATAAGGATGTGTTTTATAGGCCAGCGGTCGCAGCAATAGCGGAATATCGCCATAAGGCTGATTTAAATAGCGCTGTTTAAACTCCTCTATGACCACTTTTTTTTGAACATCGAGTGATGCTTGCGAAAAGTCGAGCGACAGCATGCGATCCGACTCTAACCATAGGCCTGTTTCGAGGTTAGATGCGGGCAGCGTTAAATAATAGTTGGTAAAATCGTTACTTGTCCACGCGTTATTGTCGCCCCCGGCATTTTGTAAAGGCATATCGTACGACGGGATGTTAATACTCCCTCCAAACATCAAGTGCTCGAACAAGTGCGCAAAACCCGTTTTATTTTCATCCTCGTCCTTGGCTCCAACATTGTAGAGTAGATTAATGGCCGCCAGCGGAGTTGTTTTATCCTGATGCACTACAAGGCGCAGCCCGTTGTTGAGCTTATATTTTTTTATCTCTATCATTCGTTTAAAATTGATAAGCCGGGCCACAAAGCGTGTCTATCGTTGTCTTGTATTCCGACAACAGATCGGCCATAATTTCTTTTACTGGTTTAACTTGGTCTATCAGTGACGAAACCTGTCCTATCTCCAGTTCACCTTCGTCTGTATCGCCAAGGAACATCCCTTTTTTGGCACGTCCTTTTCCAAGTAGCTGCCTTAATTCCTCCACCGATGCACCTCTGCTTTGGAGCTTATCGACCGAATCTGAAAATTTATTGTGGATAAGGCGCACGGGTGACAGTTTTTTCAGGGTTAATGTGGTACCTCCTTCGCTGGCTTCAACCACTTTACGTAAAAATGCCGGATGTGCAGATGATTCTTCACTGGCCGCAAAGCGCGACCCTATCTGTACTCCGTCGGCACCGAGTGCCATAGCTGCTGCCATTGCTCTTCCTGAGCCTATTCCACCGGCAGCAAGCAGGGGCAACTTGGTGTTTTTTCGAATTTGAGGTATCAACACCATAGTGGTGGTTTCTTCGCGACTGTTGTGCCCGCCAGCTTCAAAGCCTTCGGCCACCAATACATCAACACCACTATCTTCGCATTTTTTGGCAAAGCGGCTATTTGCAATCACATGTGCCACGGTAATACCGTTCTCTTTGAGCTTAGCAGTATATTTTGCCGGATTACCGGCACTGGTAAAAACAATCTTAACCCCTTCCTGAATTACCAAATCGATTAGTTGATCCACATCGGGATAAAGCAAGGGAATGTTTACACCCCAGGGCTTATCCGTCGCTTTTTTTATTTTAGCAATGTGTTCTTTTAATACATCCGGATACATCGATCCGGCACCTATCAATCCCAATCCGCCCTGATTACTTACTGCAGCTGCTAATCTCCAACCACTACACCACACCATACCCGCTTGTATAATGGGATATTTTATATTGAATACATTCGTAATTTTATTCTCCATCTTTGTATAGCTTTTATCAAAAATAAATAGCCACAAAGATAAAAAATTTTAATGCCGAATGGTGGCTTTGAA
Above is a window of Saccharicrinis carchari DNA encoding:
- a CDS encoding M16 family metallopeptidase; translated protein: MIEIKKYKLNNGLRLVVHQDKTTPLAAINLLYNVGAKDEDENKTGFAHLFEHLMFGGSINIPSYDMPLQNAGGDNNAWTSNDFTNYYLTLPASNLETGLWLESDRMLSLDFSQASLDVQKKVVIEEFKQRYLNQPYGDIPLLLRPLAYKTHPYRWPTIGADIKHIEDATLDEVKSFFYSHYGPNNAVLAITGNVEPEDVFEKVKKWFGSIPARDIQKRALPPEPPQTEMRQTKVVRDVPSDILQLVFHMCARTEPEYYAADLLSDILSNGTSARIYQRLVKEQKLFTDLHAYISGDVEKGLFTFAGNVADDVDICEAEKAIWKEIEIIKTTLVSDYELQKVKNKIESSMMFAEINFLNKAMNLAQFELLGQAEDLNSEVERYSAVTAQEIRNYARDIFKTHNCSKLYYLSKNKKQLTC
- a CDS encoding NAD(P)H-dependent flavin oxidoreductase gives rise to the protein MENKITNVFNIKYPIIQAGMVWCSGWRLAAAVSNQGGLGLIGAGSMYPDVLKEHIAKIKKATDKPWGVNIPLLYPDVDQLIDLVIQEGVKIVFTSAGNPAKYTAKLKENGITVAHVIANSRFAKKCEDSGVDVLVAEGFEAGGHNSREETTTMVLIPQIRKNTKLPLLAAGGIGSGRAMAAAMALGADGVQIGSRFAASEESSAHPAFLRKVVEASEGGTTLTLKKLSPVRLIHNKFSDSVDKLQSRGASVEELRQLLGKGRAKKGMFLGDTDEGELEIGQVSSLIDQVKPVKEIMADLLSEYKTTIDTLCGPAYQF
- a CDS encoding M16 family metallopeptidase, with the protein product MLKRKEVPMYALPTGLNMLKQKELSLKNGVPVHFIQGGTQEVAKIDFIFSAGVVQSNKPLVAALTNTLLQEGTEWMTSFEVSEKIDFFGAFLGQSTSYHHAQITLYTLSRYLPDLLPVIEQILKKPALAQHEFDVLLARKKQDFLVDSEKVKNLAYRKSQEVLFGEDHPYGRVAKLHHFSEVSLSDVQAFHKTQYASNLCTLIVSGQPGEGFLDLLNKHFGGNDWGNRTDDKHEVPEVKSFKKTFHLEEKENALQSAIRIVRPCVSKKHPDFLPLLVLNTLFGGYFGSRLMNNLREEKGLTYGISSYLTSLLNVGIFGVATEVMANMRQLAIDEIFNEMDKLRNFPVEEEELTRLKNYMLGDLMRNLDGPFAMSDAYRGLLGFGLDFDYFKKVEHTIQHITSSQLHQLANKYLLSDDFYVIVAGK